The following is a genomic window from Carassius auratus strain Wakin chromosome 15, ASM336829v1, whole genome shotgun sequence.
TAGTTGGTTATTCTTGTCTTCCATTTGGAATCAACAAGAGGGCTTCCTGTCACCTGCCTCTGCTTGTTTTTCCAACAGAACCACCTCATATCTTCCCTTACTCCGTTACTGGCCAAAACATAGAGCACTGGGTCCACAACGCTGTTCAGGCTGGATAGCGCCAGGGAGCAAGTGAAGGGCAAATGTATTGCTTGTTCAAAACTGCAGCTTTGTTTTTCTCCCAAATAAAAGAAGGCGATGGACCTCACCATCAGGAGGATATGGTATGGCGCAAAGCAGAAGGCGAAAATGCCAATGACCCCCATTGACAAAAGCTTCACTTTGCGCTTGCCTTGATCATCCACCCCTCTACTTTGCTGCACCTTGGTTGGGATCAACCAGTAGCAGACGGAGATGACCACCAGAGGCAAGAGGAAACCGACTCCGACCCGTATCAGGTTGAACATCGCAATGCTTTCCGTCATGGGGAAGGTCTCATAGCATGTTTGCACAGTGTCATCCAGTGGATCCGATAACTTGTCCATGTAAAGCACCAAACAGTGCAAGGCCATGACGAGAACAAACACCAGCCCACAGATAACCCAGGCATAGCGCTGGCGGCGGAAGACTTGGATTCTCAGCGGGAAGGTGATGGCCAGGCAGCGATCGATGGAGATACAGCAGAGGAGATAGATGCTGATGTACAGGTTGGAGTAGTAAAAGAAGCCAGCCAGACTACAGAGTCCTTGGCTGAGGTTCCATTTGTGGTTGTTGTTGAAATAATAGACCCACAGAGGCATGGTGAGGATGTACAGGAGATCTGAAAAGGACAAACTGAGCAGGTAAATTCCTA
Proteins encoded in this region:
- the gpr184 gene encoding G protein-coupled receptor 184 translates to MMNATNNTSNSSCVIMTQPASHLLMSIYIIAFILGLLVNLITIGPIIQQICRRNVLGIYLLSLSFSDLLYILTMPLWVYYFNNNHKWNLSQGLCSLAGFFYYSNLYISIYLLCCISIDRCLAITFPLRIQVFRRQRYAWVICGLVFVLVMALHCLVLYMDKLSDPLDDTVQTCYETFPMTESIAMFNLIRVGVGFLLPLVVISVCYWLIPTKVQQSRGVDDQGKRKVKLLSMGVIGIFAFCFAPYHILLMVRSIAFFYLGEKQSCSFEQAIHLPFTCSLALSSLNSVVDPVLYVLASNGVREDMRWFCWKNKQRQVTGSPLVDSKWKTRITN